One genomic segment of Streptomyces liangshanensis includes these proteins:
- a CDS encoding NmrA family NAD(P)-binding protein — translation MPISSAPVLVTGATGKQGGATARALLAAGVPVRALVRDPSAGRARAVAARGAELVTGDLRDLDSVRRAAEGTRAVFSIQMPDLDDLQGDSEWVQGCNLIDAARDAGVGQFVHTSVSGAGQHRTEPGWAEGRWAALEHYYETKSGLQDRVREAGFAHWTLLKPAFFMENFLPPSFLFPNGTKGGLVTVLKPATELSLIAVADIGAAAAAAFADPARFHGVELELAGDRLPMTRIAEILSHALGLELTAPSMTAAEALAAGGPAFGATHERMNVVGHPARPAFARALGIPLTSFADWTAEHLSPGA, via the coding sequence ATGCCCATCTCTTCCGCACCCGTCCTGGTCACCGGCGCCACCGGCAAGCAGGGCGGCGCGACCGCACGGGCCCTGCTCGCGGCGGGAGTTCCGGTACGGGCCCTGGTCCGCGACCCGTCGGCCGGGCGGGCCCGGGCCGTCGCGGCGCGCGGCGCCGAGCTGGTCACGGGGGACCTCCGTGACCTGGACTCGGTACGGCGGGCCGCCGAGGGGACCCGGGCCGTCTTCTCGATCCAGATGCCCGACCTGGACGACCTCCAGGGCGACTCCGAATGGGTCCAGGGGTGCAACCTGATCGACGCCGCGCGGGACGCGGGGGTGGGGCAGTTCGTGCACACGTCGGTCTCCGGGGCCGGGCAGCACCGCACCGAGCCCGGCTGGGCGGAGGGCCGCTGGGCGGCGCTGGAGCACTACTACGAGACCAAGTCCGGGCTCCAGGACCGGGTCCGCGAGGCGGGCTTCGCGCACTGGACGCTCCTGAAGCCGGCGTTCTTCATGGAGAACTTCCTCCCGCCGTCGTTCCTGTTCCCGAACGGCACGAAGGGCGGCCTGGTGACCGTCCTCAAGCCCGCCACCGAACTCTCCCTCATCGCGGTCGCCGACATCGGCGCGGCCGCCGCCGCGGCCTTCGCCGACCCGGCGCGGTTCCACGGGGTCGAGCTCGAACTGGCCGGTGACCGGCTGCCGATGACCCGGATCGCGGAGATCCTCTCCCACGCTTTGGGCCTGGAACTGACGGCCCCGTCGATGACGGCGGCGGAGGCGCTGGCGGCGGGCGGTCCCGCGTTCGGCGCGACCCACGAGCGCATGAACGTGGTGGGCCACCCGGCCCGCCCCGCGTTCGCCCGAGCCCTGGGCATCCCGCTCACGAGCTTCGCCGACTGGACGGCCGAGCACCTGAGTCCGGGCGCCTGA
- a CDS encoding TetR/AcrR family transcriptional regulator produces MPVQRADARRNYERILAEAEREVAAHGADASLEQIARTVGVGSATVRRHFPGRRALLEAVFRERIEALCARARELAGAPDPRAALLEALHGLAAYATSARGLATALTQDGGAGPEHVNACPAKISDAYDPLLERAARAGAVASDVTTADLVTLISGIALATEHDPDAAARTDRLLRLAVAGISPSG; encoded by the coding sequence ATGCCTGTCCAGCGCGCGGACGCCCGCCGCAACTACGAGCGGATCCTCGCGGAGGCGGAGCGGGAGGTCGCCGCGCACGGCGCCGACGCCTCCCTGGAGCAGATCGCCCGCACGGTGGGGGTCGGTTCGGCCACCGTGCGCCGGCACTTCCCCGGTCGGCGCGCCCTGCTGGAGGCGGTCTTCCGCGAGCGGATCGAGGCGCTGTGCGCCCGCGCCCGCGAGCTGGCCGGGGCGCCGGACCCGAGGGCCGCGCTGCTGGAGGCGCTGCACGGGCTCGCCGCGTACGCCACCTCCGCGCGGGGGCTCGCCACCGCGCTGACCCAGGACGGGGGCGCGGGGCCCGAGCACGTGAACGCCTGCCCGGCGAAGATCTCCGACGCGTACGACCCGCTGCTGGAGCGCGCCGCCCGGGCGGGCGCGGTCGCGTCCGACGTGACCACCGCCGACCTGGTCACGCTGATCTCGGGCATCGCCCTGGCCACGGAACACGACCCGGACGCGGCGGCCCGGACGGACCGGCTGCTCCGCCTCGCGGTGGCGGGGATCAGCCCGAGCGGGTGA
- a CDS encoding AMP-binding protein, with the protein MTTTTETTARSGPVAAPAASYLHGTATAPLLGDTVGGNLDRAVAAFPDREALVDVPSGRRWTYAELGADVDALARALLGRGVAKGDRVGIWAVNCPEWMLAQYATARIGAIMVNINPAYRAHEVEFVLNQSGIAVLLASLGHRTSDYRALVDEVRDRCPGLRAVHYIGDPSWDELLAYGREVTASQIASCEAELSCDDPINIQYTSGTTGFPKGATLSHHNILNNGYFVGETVAYTEHDRICVPVPFYHCFGMVMGNLAATSHGACVVIPAPSFDPAATLHAVERERCTSLYGVPTMFIAELDLPGFASYDLSSLRTGIMAGSPCPAEVMKRVVAEMNMTEVSICYGMTETSPVSTQTRRDDNLERRTGTVGRALPHIEVKVVDPVTGVTLPRGEAGELCTRGYSVMLGYWNEPERTAEVVDAGRWMHTGDLAVIREDGYAQIVGRIKDMIIRGGENIYPREIEEFLYGHPKVADVQVIGVPDARYGEEIVACVIPRDPADPPSADEVAAYCRERLAHYKVPRRVEIVDAFPMTVSGKVRKIELRERFAA; encoded by the coding sequence ATGACCACGACCACCGAGACGACCGCCCGTTCCGGGCCGGTGGCGGCCCCGGCCGCCTCGTACCTCCACGGCACGGCGACCGCCCCGCTGCTCGGCGACACCGTCGGCGGGAACCTGGACCGGGCCGTCGCCGCCTTCCCGGACCGGGAGGCGCTGGTCGACGTACCGTCGGGGCGGCGGTGGACGTACGCCGAACTCGGCGCCGACGTCGACGCGTTGGCGCGTGCGCTGCTCGGGCGGGGGGTCGCCAAGGGCGACCGGGTCGGGATCTGGGCGGTCAACTGCCCCGAGTGGATGCTCGCGCAGTACGCGACGGCCCGCATCGGCGCGATCATGGTGAACATCAACCCCGCGTACCGGGCGCACGAGGTGGAGTTCGTGCTCAACCAGTCCGGGATCGCGGTCCTGCTGGCCTCCCTGGGCCACCGGACCAGCGACTACCGCGCGCTGGTGGACGAGGTACGGGACCGCTGCCCCGGACTGCGCGCCGTGCACTACATCGGCGACCCGAGCTGGGACGAACTACTCGCGTACGGGCGGGAGGTGACGGCCAGTCAGATCGCTTCGTGCGAGGCCGAGTTGTCGTGCGACGACCCCATCAACATCCAGTACACCTCGGGGACCACGGGCTTCCCCAAGGGGGCCACGCTCTCCCACCACAACATCCTCAACAACGGGTACTTCGTGGGGGAGACGGTCGCCTACACCGAACACGACCGGATCTGCGTCCCGGTGCCCTTCTACCACTGCTTCGGCATGGTGATGGGCAACCTCGCCGCCACCTCCCACGGCGCGTGCGTGGTGATCCCGGCTCCCTCCTTCGACCCCGCCGCGACCCTGCACGCCGTCGAGCGCGAGCGCTGCACCTCGCTGTACGGCGTCCCCACCATGTTCATCGCCGAGTTGGACCTCCCCGGCTTCGCGTCGTACGACCTCTCCTCGCTGCGCACCGGCATCATGGCGGGCTCGCCCTGCCCGGCCGAGGTGATGAAGCGGGTCGTCGCCGAGATGAACATGACCGAGGTGTCCATCTGTTACGGCATGACCGAGACGTCCCCGGTCTCCACCCAGACCCGCCGCGACGACAACCTGGAGCGCCGCACCGGCACCGTCGGCCGCGCGCTGCCGCACATCGAGGTGAAGGTGGTGGACCCGGTCACCGGCGTCACCCTGCCGCGCGGCGAGGCGGGCGAACTGTGCACCCGCGGCTACAGCGTGATGCTCGGCTACTGGAACGAACCGGAGCGCACCGCCGAGGTGGTCGACGCCGGGCGCTGGATGCACACCGGCGATCTCGCGGTGATCCGCGAGGACGGGTACGCGCAGATCGTGGGCCGGATCAAGGACATGATCATCAGAGGGGGCGAGAACATCTACCCCCGGGAGATAGAGGAGTTCCTGTACGGGCACCCCAAGGTCGCGGACGTCCAGGTGATAGGCGTCCCCGACGCGCGCTACGGCGAGGAGATCGTGGCGTGCGTGATCCCGCGCGACCCGGCGGACCCGCCGTCGGCGGACGAGGTGGCGGCGTACTGCCGGGAACGGCTGGCGCACTACAAGGTGCCGCGCCGGGTGGAGATCGTGGACGCGTTCCCGATGACGGTGAGCGGCAAGGTCAGGAAGATCGAACTGCGCGAGCGCTTCGCGGCGTAG
- a CDS encoding AMP-binding protein → MTAGTPSSPAGPHGRLTPTEEFRTARDFLLAHREDYATAYAGFEWPRPERFNWALDWFDRIAEGNHREALHIVEEDGRRTRVTFAEMSARSDRVANWLRARGVRPEQRVVVMLGNQVELWEIALAAMKLRAVVIPATPLLGPEDLRDRVERGRASHVIVRADDTAKFDGIAGRFTRIAVGPEVPGWLSYGDADAAPARFEPDGPTHGDDPLMLYFTSGTTARPKLVEHTHVSYPVGHLATMYWIGLKPGDVHMNIASPGWAKHAWSNLFAPWNAEATVFIHNYTRFDAGRLMAEMDAAGVTSFCAPPTVWRMLIQSDLSTLRTPPREVVAAGEPLNPEVIETVRRAWGVTVRDGFGQTETAVQVANTPGQLLKAGSMGRPTPGFKVELLDPVSGAPGVAEGEIALVLGAHPVGLMTGYHGAPDLTAAAMAGGYYRTGDIGSRDAEGYITYIGRSDDVFKASDYKISPFELESALLEHEAVAEAAVVPAPDPVRLAVPKAYVVLAEGWEPGPDTAKVLFAHSRSVLAPYQRIRRIEFGELPKTVSGKIRRIELRERTAEGSSAEYDEGDLR, encoded by the coding sequence ATGACGGCAGGGACGCCGAGCAGTCCGGCCGGCCCCCATGGCAGGCTCACCCCCACGGAGGAATTCCGGACGGCCAGGGACTTCCTCCTGGCGCACCGGGAGGACTACGCGACCGCGTACGCGGGGTTCGAGTGGCCCCGCCCCGAGCGGTTCAACTGGGCGCTGGACTGGTTCGACCGGATCGCGGAGGGCAACCACCGCGAGGCCCTGCACATCGTCGAGGAGGACGGCCGCCGGACCCGCGTCACCTTCGCGGAGATGTCCGCGCGCTCCGACCGCGTCGCGAACTGGCTGCGCGCGCGGGGGGTACGGCCCGAGCAGCGCGTCGTGGTCATGCTCGGCAACCAGGTCGAGCTGTGGGAGATCGCGCTCGCCGCGATGAAACTGCGCGCCGTCGTCATCCCCGCCACGCCCCTCCTCGGCCCCGAGGACCTGCGCGACCGTGTCGAGCGCGGCCGGGCGTCCCACGTGATCGTCCGCGCGGACGACACCGCGAAGTTCGACGGGATCGCGGGCCGGTTCACCCGGATCGCGGTCGGCCCCGAGGTGCCGGGCTGGCTGTCGTACGGGGACGCCGACGCGGCGCCCGCGCGCTTCGAGCCCGACGGGCCCACCCACGGCGACGACCCGCTGATGCTCTACTTCACGTCCGGCACGACCGCCCGCCCCAAGCTGGTCGAGCACACCCATGTGTCGTACCCGGTCGGGCACCTGGCGACGATGTACTGGATCGGTCTGAAGCCCGGCGACGTCCACATGAACATCGCCTCGCCCGGCTGGGCCAAGCACGCCTGGTCGAACCTCTTCGCCCCCTGGAACGCCGAGGCGACCGTCTTCATCCACAACTACACGCGCTTCGACGCGGGCCGGCTGATGGCGGAGATGGACGCGGCGGGCGTCACCAGCTTCTGCGCCCCGCCGACGGTGTGGCGGATGCTGATCCAGTCCGACCTGTCCACGCTGCGCACGCCGCCGCGGGAGGTCGTCGCGGCCGGCGAACCGCTCAACCCCGAGGTGATCGAGACGGTCCGCCGGGCGTGGGGGGTGACGGTCCGCGACGGCTTCGGCCAGACCGAGACCGCCGTCCAGGTCGCCAACACGCCGGGCCAGCTGCTCAAGGCGGGCTCCATGGGCCGCCCCACCCCCGGCTTCAAGGTCGAGCTGCTCGACCCGGTGAGCGGGGCGCCCGGGGTGGCCGAGGGGGAGATCGCGCTGGTCCTCGGCGCGCACCCGGTCGGCCTGATGACCGGCTACCACGGGGCGCCGGACCTCACCGCCGCCGCGATGGCGGGGGGTTACTACCGCACCGGGGACATCGGCTCGCGCGACGCCGAGGGATACATCACGTACATCGGCCGCTCCGACGACGTGTTCAAGGCGTCCGACTACAAGATCTCCCCCTTCGAGCTGGAGAGCGCGCTGCTGGAGCACGAGGCGGTCGCGGAGGCGGCGGTCGTGCCCGCGCCCGACCCGGTGCGCCTGGCCGTCCCCAAGGCGTACGTCGTCCTCGCCGAGGGCTGGGAGCCGGGGCCCGACACCGCGAAGGTGCTCTTCGCGCACTCGCGTTCGGTGCTCGCCCCGTACCAGCGGATCCGCCGCATCGAGTTCGGCGAGCTGCCGAAGACGGTGTCCGGGAAGATCCGCAGGATCGAGTTGCGCGAACGGACGGCCGAGGGCTCCAGCGCCGAGTACGACGAGGGGGATCTGCGATGA
- a CDS encoding helix-turn-helix transcriptional regulator, which translates to MTEVVESVELRAALLRLRRTTGLPVAFGGLLHETGRLRIAELTGTASGALRGLAISSGNGLGGKSIALARPFAVTDYRQARHISHEYDAAVAAEGLRSVLAVPVVVQRRVRGVLYGALRTALPIGDRTFDAAAAAARDVEQALVVRDEVRRLLAVTREPAAGPAAWEEVRAAHSELRALAPRIADAETRDHLLAVCARLAGATGATAAPPAERHLPVRLAPRELDVLTCVASGATNAAAAELLGLRPETVKGYLRSSMRKLGAHTRLEAVVAARREGLLP; encoded by the coding sequence GTGACCGAAGTGGTGGAGTCGGTGGAGTTGCGCGCGGCGCTGCTGCGGCTGCGCAGGACGACCGGCCTGCCGGTGGCGTTCGGCGGATTGCTGCACGAGACGGGCCGGCTGCGCATCGCCGAGCTGACCGGTACGGCGAGCGGCGCGCTGCGCGGCCTCGCGATCTCGTCGGGCAACGGGCTGGGCGGCAAGTCCATCGCCCTGGCCAGGCCGTTCGCGGTGACCGACTACCGGCAGGCGCGCCACATCAGCCACGAGTACGACGCGGCGGTCGCGGCGGAGGGCCTGCGGTCCGTGCTGGCGGTGCCCGTGGTGGTGCAGCGCCGGGTGCGGGGCGTGCTGTACGGCGCGCTGCGCACCGCGCTGCCCATCGGGGACCGCACGTTCGACGCGGCGGCGGCCGCCGCGCGGGACGTGGAGCAGGCGTTGGTCGTACGGGACGAGGTGCGCCGGCTCCTGGCGGTGACCCGGGAACCGGCGGCGGGACCCGCGGCCTGGGAGGAGGTGCGGGCCGCCCACAGCGAGCTGCGGGCACTGGCGCCCCGGATCGCCGACGCGGAGACCCGCGACCACCTGCTGGCGGTGTGCGCCCGGCTGGCGGGCGCGACGGGCGCGACGGCCGCGCCGCCCGCCGAGCGGCACCTGCCGGTACGCCTCGCCCCGCGCGAGCTGGACGTCCTGACGTGCGTCGCCTCGGGCGCGACGAACGCGGCGGCGGCGGAGCTGCTCGGGCTGCGGCCGGAGACGGTGAAGGGCTACCTGCGCTCGTCGATGCGGAAGCTGGGGGCGCACACCCGGCTGGAGGCGGTGGTGGCGGCCCGGCGGGAGGGGCTGCTGCCGTAG
- the lysA gene encoding diaminopimelate decarboxylase: MEQAGATAGATGDGAVPATAETTAKTTTEPLLGIGELSTATVWPASAVVAPGGDIAVAGVSLAELAERYGTPAYVLDEDEVRARARAWRRALPDAEVVYAAKAFLCRAVVDWVEEEGLGLDVCSAGELELAATRGFPADRIVLHGNAKSPQDLRTALRLGVGRIVVDSACEIARIAAQVPGPDPQRVLVRVLPGIEAGAHAKVRTGAEGQKFGLSIADGDAADAVARILGQSPLELAGLHCHLGSQITDAEPYAEAVRRVVAFLADIRDRHGVTLPELDLGGGFAVAYLPGDPAPAPGVYARSITEALAEACARYGLPLPRLTVEPGRSIMAQAGIALYRVLAVKRTGGRVFVAVDGGMSDNPRPALYGARYTVRRVGRASAAPMRTATVVGRHCEAGDVLAEAVELPEDIRAGDVLAVPASGAYQVSMASGYNMTGRPPVIAVSAGRSRLLIRRETFEDLRQRDVGL; this comes from the coding sequence ATGGAACAGGCCGGAGCAACGGCGGGCGCGACCGGGGACGGCGCAGTCCCGGCCACCGCAGAGACCACCGCAAAGACCACCACGGAACCGCTCCTCGGCATCGGCGAGCTGAGCACGGCCACCGTGTGGCCCGCGTCCGCCGTCGTCGCCCCCGGCGGGGACATCGCCGTCGCCGGGGTGTCGCTCGCGGAGCTGGCCGAGCGCTACGGCACCCCCGCGTACGTCCTGGACGAGGACGAGGTCCGGGCCCGCGCCCGGGCGTGGCGCCGGGCCCTCCCGGACGCCGAGGTCGTCTACGCGGCCAAGGCCTTCCTCTGCCGGGCCGTCGTGGACTGGGTCGAGGAGGAGGGCCTCGGGCTCGACGTCTGCTCCGCCGGCGAACTGGAGCTGGCCGCCACCCGGGGCTTCCCGGCCGACCGGATCGTCCTGCACGGCAACGCCAAGTCCCCGCAGGACCTGCGGACGGCGCTGCGCCTGGGCGTCGGCCGGATCGTCGTCGACTCCGCCTGCGAGATCGCCAGGATCGCCGCGCAGGTCCCGGGCCCCGATCCGCAGCGGGTGCTGGTCCGGGTGCTGCCCGGCATCGAGGCGGGCGCGCACGCCAAGGTCCGTACCGGCGCCGAGGGGCAGAAGTTCGGCCTGTCGATCGCGGACGGCGACGCCGCCGACGCGGTCGCCCGGATCCTCGGCCAGTCCCCGCTGGAACTGGCCGGCCTGCACTGCCACCTGGGCTCCCAGATCACCGACGCGGAACCGTACGCGGAGGCCGTGAGACGGGTCGTGGCGTTCCTGGCCGACATCCGGGACCGGCACGGCGTGACCCTGCCCGAGCTGGACCTCGGCGGCGGTTTCGCGGTCGCGTACCTGCCGGGTGATCCGGCCCCCGCGCCCGGCGTGTACGCGCGCTCGATCACCGAGGCGCTGGCGGAGGCCTGCGCCCGGTACGGTCTGCCGCTCCCCCGGCTGACCGTCGAGCCGGGCCGCTCGATCATGGCGCAGGCCGGGATCGCGCTGTACCGGGTCCTGGCGGTGAAGCGGACCGGCGGCCGGGTGTTCGTGGCCGTGGACGGCGGGATGAGCGACAACCCCCGCCCCGCGTTGTACGGCGCCCGGTACACGGTCCGCCGGGTGGGCCGCGCCTCGGCGGCCCCGATGCGCACGGCGACGGTCGTCGGCCGCCACTGCGAGGCGGGCGACGTCCTGGCCGAGGCGGTCGAGCTGCCGGAGGACATCCGCGCCGGCGACGTCCTGGCGGTCCCCGCCTCGGGGGCGTACCAGGTGTCGATGGCGTCGGGCTACAACATGACGGGCCGCCCCCCGGTGATCGCCGTGTCCGCCGGGCGGTCGCGCCTGCTGATACGCCGCGAGACCTTCGAGGACCTGCGTCAACGGGACGTCGGGCTCTGA
- a CDS encoding winged helix DNA-binding domain-containing protein, which translates to MALKADHPVLGTRALNRATLERQFLLRRAVGVSAKDAVGHLLGLQAQNVKPPYFQLAARLADFAPGDLSDLMASREVARLVTMRSTIHTHTADDCLTLRPLLQDAREKELRVFRAGLAGVDLDRLTAFSRDLVEERPRPVKELREALAARWPDADPFALTVAARGLLPLVQTTPRGLWGRAGQVTLTTAEKWFGRPSAPAPAPDDTVLRYLGAFGPASVKDMQVWSGLTRLRDAFERLRPRLLVFQDENGVELFDVPDAPRPDEDTPAPPRFLPEFDNLLLSHADRSRVIPPAYKGRASYGNTAHRALLVDGFLAGIWRLDEGTAGTGRKGPTRTTLTVQLFAPPTREHRAAVTEEAERLLTTMAPADTHDIRFAEFADAPPPSPQSPTSR; encoded by the coding sequence GTGGCTCTGAAGGCTGACCACCCCGTCCTCGGCACCCGCGCGCTCAATCGCGCCACCCTGGAGCGGCAGTTCCTGCTTCGCCGTGCCGTCGGGGTGTCCGCGAAGGACGCCGTCGGGCACCTCCTCGGGCTTCAGGCGCAGAACGTCAAGCCGCCCTACTTCCAGCTCGCCGCCCGGCTGGCGGACTTCGCGCCCGGGGACCTGTCGGACCTGATGGCGTCCCGCGAGGTCGCCCGGCTGGTCACCATGCGGTCGACCATCCACACCCACACCGCCGACGACTGCCTGACCCTGCGCCCGCTCCTCCAGGACGCGCGCGAGAAGGAGCTGCGGGTGTTCCGCGCCGGGCTGGCCGGGGTGGACCTGGACCGGCTCACCGCCTTCAGCCGGGACCTGGTCGAGGAGCGCCCCCGGCCCGTCAAGGAGCTGCGGGAGGCGCTGGCGGCGCGCTGGCCCGACGCCGATCCGTTCGCGCTGACCGTCGCCGCCCGGGGACTCCTGCCGCTCGTGCAGACGACCCCGCGCGGACTGTGGGGCCGGGCCGGGCAGGTCACGCTCACCACCGCCGAGAAGTGGTTCGGCCGGCCCTCCGCGCCGGCCCCCGCGCCCGACGACACCGTCCTGCGCTACCTCGGCGCCTTCGGCCCCGCCTCGGTCAAGGACATGCAGGTCTGGTCGGGCCTCACCCGCCTCAGGGACGCCTTCGAGCGCCTGCGGCCGCGCCTGCTCGTCTTCCAGGACGAGAACGGCGTCGAGCTGTTCGACGTACCCGACGCCCCGAGGCCCGACGAGGACACCCCGGCGCCCCCGCGCTTCCTCCCCGAGTTCGACAACCTGCTGTTGTCGCACGCCGACCGGAGCCGGGTGATCCCGCCCGCGTACAAGGGCCGTGCCTCGTACGGGAACACCGCCCACCGCGCCCTGCTCGTCGACGGATTCCTCGCCGGGATCTGGCGGCTGGACGAAGGCACCGCCGGTACGGGACGGAAGGGCCCGACGCGGACGACGCTCACCGTCCAGCTCTTCGCGCCACCCACCCGCGAGCACCGCGCGGCGGTCACCGAGGAGGCCGAACGCCTGCTCACCACGATGGCCCCGGCCGACACCCACGACATCCGGTTCGCGGAGTTCGCCGACGCGCCCCCGCCCTCCCCTCAGAGCCCGACGTCCCGTTGA
- a CDS encoding VWA domain-containing protein yields the protein MIISKRSAAALCGLVATLAVGLFPPAASADEPSGKPAPKVDLVLDVSGSMRARDIDGQSRMAAAKQAFNEVLDAVPQEVELGIRTLGANYPGKDKKVGCEDTAQLYPVGPLDRTEAKTAVATLAPTGWTPIGPALLGAAKDLEGGDATRRIVLITDGEDTCAPLDPCEVAREIAAKGIHLVIDTLGLVPDAKTRRQLTCIAEATGGTYTSVQHTDELSGRVTQLVDRAADPVVTPVATEGAARCAGAPELKAGLYSDREKFSEHRWYRVNVSPGQELRASVSVAADRAVDRDYGVLLRAVTVHGREIVRGSEAGDGRTDVISTGLRYPRPEADDDAASAAEVVCVQVSNSFSAPDSVKTTPGLPVELTIQIVDSPDEPSDVAAFGLGRGWWLLGVLVLTGLVAGLLWGWVSRWRVAVWRTN from the coding sequence ATGATCATAAGTAAACGGTCGGCAGCCGCCTTGTGCGGTCTGGTGGCCACCCTGGCCGTAGGGCTCTTCCCTCCCGCCGCCTCCGCGGACGAACCGAGCGGGAAGCCGGCCCCCAAGGTCGACCTCGTCCTCGATGTGAGCGGCTCGATGCGGGCCCGGGACATCGACGGACAGTCCCGGATGGCGGCCGCGAAGCAGGCCTTCAACGAGGTGCTGGACGCGGTGCCCCAGGAAGTCGAACTGGGCATCCGTACCCTGGGCGCCAACTATCCGGGGAAGGACAAGAAGGTCGGCTGCGAGGACACCGCGCAGCTCTACCCCGTCGGCCCGCTCGACCGCACCGAGGCGAAGACCGCGGTCGCCACCCTCGCCCCGACCGGCTGGACCCCGATCGGCCCCGCCCTGCTCGGCGCGGCCAAGGATCTCGAAGGCGGTGACGCGACCCGCCGTATCGTCCTCATCACCGACGGCGAGGACACCTGCGCGCCGCTCGACCCCTGCGAGGTGGCCCGCGAGATCGCCGCCAAGGGCATCCACCTCGTCATCGACACGCTGGGCCTGGTGCCCGACGCCAAGACCAGGCGGCAGCTGACCTGCATCGCCGAGGCCACCGGCGGCACCTACACCTCGGTCCAGCACACCGACGAACTCTCCGGCCGTGTAACCCAGTTGGTCGACCGCGCCGCCGACCCCGTGGTCACCCCCGTGGCGACCGAGGGGGCCGCGCGCTGCGCCGGCGCGCCCGAGCTGAAGGCCGGCCTCTACAGCGACCGCGAGAAGTTCTCCGAGCACCGCTGGTACCGCGTGAACGTCTCGCCCGGGCAGGAACTGCGCGCCTCCGTGAGCGTCGCCGCGGACCGTGCCGTCGACCGGGACTACGGCGTGCTCCTGCGCGCGGTGACCGTCCACGGCCGGGAGATCGTCCGCGGCTCCGAGGCGGGGGACGGGCGTACCGACGTCATCTCGACCGGGCTGCGCTACCCCAGGCCGGAGGCCGACGACGACGCGGCGTCCGCCGCCGAGGTCGTCTGCGTCCAGGTCAGCAACTCCTTCTCGGCGCCCGACTCCGTCAAGACCACCCCGGGCCTGCCCGTCGAACTGACCATCCAGATCGTGGACTCGCCCGACGAGCCGTCCGACGTCGCCGCGTTCGGTCTCGGCCGCGGCTGGTGGCTGCTCGGCGTGCTGGTCCTCACCGGACTGGTCGCCGGCCTGCTCTGGGGCTGGGTCTCACGCTGGCGCGTCGCCGTATGGAGGACCAACTGA
- a CDS encoding lactonase family protein, translated as MSSRSTGSATDSGGGGGLSRRRFVGVLAATSAVAAVPATAGAAAPLPTASPAPVAPAARATPVPTPAAPRAATRRLFLGTYTSSPGGGTGVGLATYDSATGSITGTGTLKGVPDPSYLAIHPDGRTLFAVDEQQAGKVTAIALADNGRHTVLGSRSTGGAGPTHLSVHPSGQWLLVANYTSGSVAVLPVQASGALGERTALVTHSTPPPGPGQGGPHAHQIVTSPDGGHVLAVDLGNDTVYTYRLDVGTGALTRVSYARLRPGAGPRHLTFHPSGTFAYLANELDNSVVVCAYDPGTGQLTPGEPQSTGTTGNTRSYPAELVVTDNGAFAYLANRGHNSLARYAIEADGAELRLLDTVPVGGDYPRQIALSPGGELLFAANQRSNSVTVFDVDQVTGELRSAGAPFTSPVAVCALPL; from the coding sequence ATGAGCAGCAGAAGCACGGGATCGGCAACGGACTCCGGGGGCGGGGGCGGCCTGAGCCGCCGCCGCTTCGTGGGTGTGCTCGCCGCGACCTCGGCGGTGGCGGCCGTGCCCGCGACCGCGGGAGCCGCCGCGCCGCTCCCGACCGCGTCCCCGGCCCCCGTGGCCCCCGCGGCCCGGGCCACGCCCGTTCCCACCCCCGCCGCCCCGCGCGCCGCCACCCGCCGGCTCTTCCTCGGGACGTACACCTCGTCGCCGGGCGGCGGCACCGGTGTCGGCCTGGCCACCTACGACTCGGCGACCGGCTCCATCACGGGCACGGGGACGCTCAAGGGCGTCCCGGACCCCTCGTACCTGGCGATCCACCCGGACGGGCGCACGCTGTTCGCCGTCGACGAGCAGCAGGCCGGCAAGGTCACGGCGATCGCCCTGGCGGACAACGGCCGGCACACCGTCCTCGGCAGCCGCTCCACCGGGGGCGCCGGTCCCACGCACCTGTCGGTGCACCCGAGCGGCCAGTGGCTGCTGGTCGCCAACTACACGTCGGGCAGCGTGGCCGTGCTGCCCGTCCAGGCGTCGGGCGCGCTCGGCGAGCGTACGGCGCTGGTCACGCACTCCACCCCGCCGCCGGGCCCCGGCCAGGGCGGCCCGCACGCCCACCAGATCGTCACCTCGCCGGACGGCGGCCACGTGCTCGCGGTCGACCTGGGCAACGACACCGTGTACACGTACCGCCTCGACGTGGGGACGGGCGCGCTGACCCGCGTCTCGTACGCGCGGCTGCGGCCCGGCGCGGGTCCCCGGCACCTGACCTTCCACCCGTCGGGCACCTTCGCCTACCTCGCCAACGAGCTGGACAACTCCGTGGTCGTCTGCGCGTACGACCCCGGGACCGGCCAACTCACCCCCGGGGAGCCGCAGTCGACGGGCACCACCGGCAACACACGCAGCTACCCGGCGGAGTTGGTGGTCACCGACAACGGCGCCTTCGCCTATCTCGCCAACCGCGGGCACAACAGCCTGGCCCGGTACGCGATCGAGGCCGACGGCGCCGAGCTGCGGCTGCTCGACACCGTGCCGGTCGGCGGCGACTACCCGCGGCAGATCGCGCTCTCCCCGGGCGGGGAGCTGCTGTTCGCCGCGAACCAGCGGTCGAACTCGGTGACGGTCTTCGACGTGGACCAGGTGACCGGTGAACTGCGCTCCGCGGGAGCCCCGTTCACCTCGCCGGTCGCGGTGTGCGCCCTGCCGCTGTGA